Part of the Roseofilum capinflatum BLCC-M114 genome, AAATATGGAATCGCTAGAAGGGGTGAGGATGGAGAATAATCTGGTGAAGAGTCCAGAACCAGCGCGGGTGATGGATATTCCCATTCATTTATCAGAGGATTATCCAGGGTGGTTGCTGCATCTGCTTAGAGAAAAACGGGGGGCCCATGTGGTGACTCTGAATGCGGAAATGACCATGCAAGCGCGGGAAAATCCAGCTCTCGCCCAAATTATCCGCCAAGCAGATTTGGTGATTCCTGATGGGTCAGGAGTGGTTTTATACTTACAATGGCAAGGCTATCAGATCCAGCGCTTTCCAGGGATTGAATTAGCGGAAACTTTGCTCTGTCGTATGGGTGAGTTCTCTTCATTAGAGGGAGACTCTAGAGGGGCGTTTTTCTATGGCGGAGAGCCGGGAGTTGCCCAAGATGCGGCGCAAATGTGGCAGCAGCAATGCCCGGATCTGAAGATCGCCGGGGTGCAACATGGCTATCTGTCGGAGGCTGAAGAGCAAGATCTTTTAGCTACCGTGAAAGAAAAACAACCTCACCTCATTTATGTGGGGTTAGGGGTTCCCCGGCAAGAATTATGGATCGCCCAACATCGCTCCCTGTGTCCGGGTTCTATTTGGATCGGGGTGGGGGGCAGTTTTGATATTTGGGCAGGACGCAAGGATCGCGCTCCGGCTTGGTTGCGCGATCGCCATTTAGAATGGGTGTATCGCCTCTACCAAGAACCGAGTCGTTGGCGCAGAATGTTAGCCCTACCTCGGTTTGCCTGGTTATCCCTCACTCAGTCTTTCTGATTTCTTCAGATGAAAACCCTCAAGCAAACCCTACAGTCGGTTCAGCAATGGTGGCAACCCTCTCCTTCCCCAAAATCTTCGGCATCGGGAAAAGAAATTATCATTGAGTTTCAGAGTGTCCACAAAACCTATAACAACGGCGCTTCTCCCCTGCGTCAAGTCTCCTTAGTCGTCTATCAAGGGGATTTTCTTTTTATTACGGGAGCCTCTGGAGCCGGAAAATCTACGTTTCTCAAGCTCATTTATGGGGCAGAACAGCCCACATCCGGTAACTTAACGGTTTTAGGGGAAACCATGGCAGGTTTAAAAGGCGATCGCCTCTGCCAACTGCGGCGTAAAATGGGTATCGTCTTCCAGGACTACCAACTCATTCCCCAAAAAACCATCGCCGAAAACCTCACCTTCGTCCTTCGCGCTCAAGGATTCAGCCCCCCAGAAATCCAGCGCCGTCTACCCGCTACCCTGAAAATGTTAGGCTTATCCCATAAAGCCAACTCTTTCCCCCACTACCTCTCTGGAGGAGAACAGCAACGAGCCAGTTTAGCTCGCGCTCTCGTCGGTACACCGCCCCTATTGTTAGCCGATGAACCCACAGGTAACCTAGATTCCCACAACGCTATCCAAGTGATGAAAATCCTGCAAAAACTAAATCGCATGGGCATCACCATCCTGGTGACTACCCATGACGAGCGTCTGATTCAGTTCTTAGGTAAACCGGTATTATCTTTACATCAAGGGAGTTTAAAGCCTGTTCTTTAACAGAAGGAAAAGAGAAGCGGGCAAGATGCCCGCACTCCTCCAATCCCTTGATCTATGACTGGAGTGGGAGCGTCTCGCTCCCTAGATTTTTAACTATGGCTAGATTTTTAACTATGGTGTTTAACGGGACTGGATATCATCACGGTTAGAACTGGGCTAAAATTCTACGTCTTCACCCGGTTCGGGTGCTGCTCCACCTACCCCAATTTGGGTATTGTAAATGGTGGCTTCTGTAATCGTCAGGTCTTTCATTTCTGCTTGGGTAACATCAACTTCAATCAAAGACGCACGAGTAAAATTAACGTCAACGAGATTCGCTTCATGTAAACTCGCTTGATTGAGGAACGCATCCGTAAG contains:
- a CDS encoding WecB/TagA/CpsF family glycosyltransferase, producing MESLEGVRMENNLVKSPEPARVMDIPIHLSEDYPGWLLHLLREKRGAHVVTLNAEMTMQARENPALAQIIRQADLVIPDGSGVVLYLQWQGYQIQRFPGIELAETLLCRMGEFSSLEGDSRGAFFYGGEPGVAQDAAQMWQQQCPDLKIAGVQHGYLSEAEEQDLLATVKEKQPHLIYVGLGVPRQELWIAQHRSLCPGSIWIGVGGSFDIWAGRKDRAPAWLRDRHLEWVYRLYQEPSRWRRMLALPRFAWLSLTQSF
- the ftsE gene encoding cell division ATP-binding protein FtsE; translated protein: MKTLKQTLQSVQQWWQPSPSPKSSASGKEIIIEFQSVHKTYNNGASPLRQVSLVVYQGDFLFITGASGAGKSTFLKLIYGAEQPTSGNLTVLGETMAGLKGDRLCQLRRKMGIVFQDYQLIPQKTIAENLTFVLRAQGFSPPEIQRRLPATLKMLGLSHKANSFPHYLSGGEQQRASLARALVGTPPLLLADEPTGNLDSHNAIQVMKILQKLNRMGITILVTTHDERLIQFLGKPVLSLHQGSLKPVL